A single Ignavibacteriales bacterium DNA region contains:
- a CDS encoding SpoIIE family protein phosphatase has product MKILIADDLQETLLLLKATLVRWGHDVVTADNGADAFRIVRDQEISMVLSDWRMPELDGIELCRKIRTELNERYIYFILLTSSDDRNELVRGLDEGADDFITKPIDFNELRARIRAGERIVELETSLASKNAMLEESNRQMERELTMAADLQKSLLPPPLLRLNGYDFSGMFIPSTYVAGDLFDFFRIDDDYAAFYLFDVSGHGASAAMLSFSVKKTLSLNQIEGRDLFLRKDPATGVYSLNTPSSILENLNRLFSADNESLQYFTIVLGILNLREDTITISSAGHPPVLYIRNDGSIEPLPLNGFPAGMFGDSTYQNKMIDMKSGDSLLLYSDGLTDLVFTDNSGLPVGFEEVASRLDISTAEKFTGALSSRISMLSSEQKLADDISAVILKKT; this is encoded by the coding sequence ATGAAGATACTGATAGCAGATGACCTCCAGGAAACCCTTCTTCTCCTGAAAGCTACACTTGTCCGCTGGGGACATGATGTTGTTACGGCTGACAACGGAGCTGATGCATTCAGGATTGTGAGAGACCAGGAAATTTCAATGGTACTGAGTGACTGGCGGATGCCTGAGCTGGACGGGATTGAACTCTGCAGAAAGATACGGACCGAGCTGAATGAGCGGTATATCTATTTCATTCTGCTCACTTCCAGTGATGACCGTAATGAACTTGTCCGCGGGCTTGATGAGGGAGCGGATGACTTTATAACAAAGCCGATTGATTTTAACGAACTGCGGGCAAGAATCAGGGCAGGAGAAAGAATTGTTGAACTTGAAACCTCTCTTGCCTCTAAAAATGCGATGCTGGAGGAATCAAACCGGCAGATGGAACGGGAACTGACCATGGCTGCTGATCTTCAAAAATCTCTACTTCCGCCCCCGCTGCTCAGACTGAACGGCTATGATTTTTCCGGTATGTTTATACCATCAACGTATGTGGCAGGCGACCTGTTTGATTTTTTCAGAATTGATGATGATTACGCGGCTTTTTATCTGTTTGATGTATCGGGGCACGGTGCATCAGCGGCAATGCTTTCGTTTTCAGTGAAGAAAACACTTTCGCTGAATCAGATTGAAGGAAGAGATTTATTTCTGAGAAAGGATCCTGCTACCGGAGTTTACAGCCTGAATACACCCTCCTCCATTCTGGAAAATCTAAACCGCTTATTTTCAGCTGATAATGAAAGCCTTCAGTATTTCACCATCGTCCTGGGGATTCTTAATCTCAGAGAAGATACCATAACAATCAGCTCGGCCGGTCATCCGCCGGTGCTGTATATACGGAATGACGGTTCAATAGAGCCGCTCCCCCTTAACGGATTCCCGGCAGGGATGTTCGGTGACAGCACGTATCAGAACAAAATGATTGATATGAAGAGCGGTGACTCCTTGCTGCTCTACTCTGACGGACTTACCGATCTGGTGTTTACCGACAATAGCGGCCTTCCGGTTGGATTTGAGGAGGTTGCCTCCCGGCTTGATATATCCACTGCCGAAAAGTTTACCGGTGCATTAAGCAGCCGCATTTCCATGCTTTCTTCAGAACAGAAACTGGCTGATGATATATCAGCCGTCATACTTAAAAAGACCTGA
- a CDS encoding TonB-dependent receptor — protein MLRKLLFIVIYSYSLFAADAPTARITGRIMEKSTGKPLEYANILLLNHTDSSMIAGTVSGLDGVFLFPKVLPGKYLLDVRFIGYDDVFLEVTASQPEEIVNLGDIFLSPSSLKLEDVVVQGDRSPITYMTDKKVIDVSQMQTSLSGTAAEVLENIPSVTVDIEGNVSLRGSQSFTVLINGKVSPMDAQDILQQIPASSIDRIEIITNPSSRFEAQGTAGVINIILKESTQLGMSGFINANTGLNDKYGGDMLFDYSMPDFSTAVSIDYNRRFSPGDSRQTNRYYGAGSFSEFLYDGTSKWGRTSYGLRGSLLWKATPADEFSFGFYTGHREGENSSLSTIRSRVQTAVSDSSDIYSENGFRSRGGDVTRFNLNYSRNFGREGHELIFSLSYDTHNSDESTVSSLFRSGSQFGGRISTEAGPSEGYEFKADYVFPYGQENALEAGYLFSNEVSDEETGLLEYSQTAGSFQKLSLYDRFTVLTETDQGIYTQVRHYIGNLGLQAGVRAEYTYRNVDERLKKLSTEVEDWDIFPTFFSSYKFAEGHQITASFTRRVERPGGWQLEPFETFTDANNVRIGNPELLNEYINSYEAGFQTFTGDISISGEVFHRQTLNKIENLNSLYSPGITLQKPFNIGEDYSTGTELMILADPIAMWNINIMGTLYDYRIKGEAEGAAFERTSTNWNLRAANTIKFTPVFQMQVNAGYTGPSVSSQGSTTGFFSADLAAKYEFLDKRLSLTLQMRDIFGTAKRETTRQSSTVYRYEYNVRESPMVMLNIRYNINRSDKKEKGGRDGNGGGDGQDDF, from the coding sequence ATGCTCAGGAAATTACTGTTTATTGTTATTTATTCATACTCTCTGTTTGCCGCAGATGCTCCGACCGCCAGAATAACCGGCAGGATTATGGAAAAATCCACCGGCAAACCCCTCGAATACGCCAATATCCTGCTTTTAAATCATACCGATTCAAGCATGATTGCCGGCACGGTTTCAGGACTGGATGGAGTGTTTCTGTTTCCAAAAGTCCTGCCTGGCAAATATCTGCTTGATGTCCGCTTTATCGGGTATGACGATGTGTTTCTTGAGGTGACCGCTTCTCAACCGGAGGAAATTGTTAATCTTGGTGATATTTTTCTTTCTCCCTCATCGCTTAAACTGGAAGATGTGGTGGTTCAGGGTGACCGCTCCCCCATCACTTATATGACAGACAAAAAAGTGATTGATGTTTCACAGATGCAGACCTCTCTCTCCGGAACAGCAGCCGAAGTGCTCGAAAATATTCCTTCTGTAACCGTGGATATTGAGGGAAATGTGAGCTTGCGCGGAAGCCAGTCATTCACGGTGCTCATCAACGGAAAAGTTTCCCCGATGGATGCACAGGATATACTTCAGCAGATTCCCGCCAGCTCGATTGACAGAATTGAAATCATTACCAACCCCTCATCACGTTTTGAAGCTCAGGGTACGGCAGGAGTAATTAACATCATCCTGAAAGAATCAACACAGCTTGGCATGAGCGGATTTATCAATGCAAATACCGGACTTAATGACAAATACGGCGGTGATATGCTTTTTGATTACAGCATGCCTGATTTTTCAACCGCTGTTTCAATAGACTATAACAGAAGATTCTCCCCCGGAGACTCCCGCCAGACTAACCGCTACTATGGCGCCGGCTCGTTTTCAGAATTTTTATACGACGGCACTTCTAAATGGGGAAGAACTTCTTACGGTCTGCGCGGTTCTCTTTTGTGGAAGGCCACTCCAGCAGACGAGTTTTCATTCGGGTTTTACACTGGCCACCGCGAAGGGGAAAACTCCTCTCTTTCAACAATTCGTTCAAGAGTTCAGACTGCCGTCTCAGACAGCAGTGATATATACAGCGAAAACGGCTTCCGTTCGCGGGGCGGTGATGTTACCCGCTTTAATCTTAACTATTCAAGAAACTTTGGACGTGAGGGGCATGAGCTGATTTTTTCATTGTCGTACGATACGCATAATTCTGATGAGTCCACTGTCTCCTCTCTCTTCAGAAGCGGTTCGCAGTTTGGCGGAAGGATTTCAACCGAGGCAGGTCCTTCAGAGGGATATGAGTTTAAAGCCGACTATGTTTTTCCATACGGTCAGGAAAACGCATTGGAAGCAGGATATCTTTTTTCCAATGAAGTATCGGATGAAGAAACCGGACTTTTAGAATATTCACAGACAGCGGGCAGTTTTCAGAAATTGTCTCTTTATGACAGGTTTACCGTGTTAACCGAAACAGACCAGGGTATATATACACAGGTTCGCCATTATATAGGCAATCTGGGTCTTCAGGCAGGGGTCCGGGCAGAATATACCTACCGTAATGTTGATGAACGGCTGAAAAAACTTTCCACAGAGGTTGAAGACTGGGATATCTTCCCGACCTTTTTCAGCAGTTATAAGTTTGCTGAGGGACACCAGATAACAGCATCATTCACGCGCCGGGTTGAAAGACCGGGCGGCTGGCAGTTAGAACCGTTTGAAACCTTCACCGATGCAAATAACGTGAGAATCGGCAACCCTGAGCTGCTCAATGAATATATCAACTCCTATGAAGCCGGGTTCCAGACCTTTACCGGTGACATTTCAATTTCGGGAGAGGTTTTTCACCGTCAGACACTCAATAAAATTGAAAACCTTAACTCGCTATATTCACCCGGCATAACGCTGCAAAAGCCATTTAATATCGGTGAAGATTATTCAACCGGAACTGAGCTCATGATACTTGCCGACCCGATTGCCATGTGGAACATTAATATCATGGGAACGCTGTATGATTACCGCATAAAAGGAGAGGCGGAAGGAGCAGCTTTTGAAAGAACTTCAACGAACTGGAATCTGCGCGCGGCTAACACGATCAAATTCACACCGGTTTTTCAGATGCAGGTGAACGCCGGATATACCGGTCCGTCAGTAAGCTCACAAGGCAGTACTACCGGATTTTTCAGCGCTGACCTGGCGGCAAAATATGAGTTCCTGGATAAACGTCTTTCACTCACATTACAGATGAGAGATATTTTCGGAACTGCCAAAAGAGAAACCACACGGCAGAGTTCAACGGTTTACCGGTATGAGTATAATGTGAGGGAGTCCCCAATGGTAATGCTGAATATCCGCTACAATATTAACCGCTCAGACAAAAAAGAGAAGGGCGGACGTGACGGCAATGGCGGAGGAGACGGTCAGGATGATTTCTGA